In Struthio camelus isolate bStrCam1 chromosome 12, bStrCam1.hap1, whole genome shotgun sequence, the DNA window atccagaACGTGAGTACTGTCAGCCTGGGCGTGGCCTGCTACACGGTCCTGGCCACAACTGCTCACGTTTCCGTCCCCTGCAGATCCTGGAGGATTCTGACATCGACAAGGATGGCACCATCAATCTCGCTGAGTTCCAGCACGTCGTCTCTCGCTCCCCTGACTTTGCCAGGTACTGCACTCCTGTCTGGGCACTGTGGTCTCCAGCTGCGCAGTTTGTCCCGAGGGGCCTGTCTGGCGGGTTTGCCCATCCTGGCTGGTCTCTGTGCTCGCTTCATGGCCGAGCTCTTTTAGAGGCAGTAAGGCAAGGCTATGCTGTCCCCTTATGAGGTCTCCTGTAGCTGAAGGGAACTTCATCCTTGCTAGCTCTCCGGAGAGCCTCTTCTGCGTAGGGTAATGCTGCATCCCTGTAGCACTGGGCACTCCTAGTCCTGGCTTGCAGCGCAGCAGAGAGGTGCAGAACCTCTCGTatctcttgcagctccttcaagaTTGTTCTGTGACAACCCCACAGCCCTTCAGCAGAACTGCTTCTCTGGCTACTGCAGCTCTTCATGATCTCCAGCTACTTCCTCTTTTTGCAAGCAGAGTGGCAGAGGGTGCTGCTCTGTACCAGCCTGAGAATGCCATTCAGTGCCTTACGCAGGAGAaccccctcctgctcccctttcACACCCCGCAGGCAAGATTGCAGGCTGCTCCATAGTCCTGCAGCCAGCACCGTCCTTGGGTGGCTCCGCAGACTGCAGGGGTGCAGATCCCAGGGAGCTGCCCTGCCTGGAGGCCGGGCCAAGTCTGCTTGGCCAGGAAGGAGCTCTGCTCTCAATGGATCAAATCGTAACTCCTCAGGCAAATCAAgtgcagctcggggtggggggggggaggaacacaGAGGTGCTCCTGGCTGGGGCACCAAGTACGGCCCCTTTCACCCCCTCAGCACCAATCTGTGCCTTCCACTAGCAGACGGGGAGCTGTCTTCCtagccagggccctgcctggcTCTTCAGTCTTCCGCCAGGCCTCCCTGCAGCAAAGTGGATTTGTTTCTCAAAGCAATAACGTAAGTGGCACTTTAGCTGTCCCAGCTCAGCAGCAAGCGTCCCCCTCAGGGCTGCACAGGACACCTTCCTGAGCCTAGCAGGCACTGTGCCTTCCTCCTTGCACCAGCGCAGAGAGCAGCAAAGCACCTCTCTGCTCCAGGGACAGCGAGAGCTGAGCCCAAAAGAGGCCGCAGCCCTGCTGTGCCTCTAACCTCGCTCAGgctggtgggatttttttttttttcccgtcttTTTCTCCCCCAACTCTCCTCTCTGCCCTCGCTGCTGGCTCAAGCTCAACAgttgctctggctctgctggcCTCGAGCAAACAGGAGCCTGAGCCGGTTCCTCTGTGTTCCCGCCAAAGGACAAATAAAGGGCTTGAGTGTCACCCTCGGCCTGGCCTTGCTGCGTGTGGGTTTTGTCTCACctctgtgggggggagggggcggggggggtggagGTGGGTCTTCTGCAGGTTCGGGGGTGCTGGGCGGGGGGgacacagcctcctgccaggctcttctgctcctgcctttgtaccagctgcagctcctggggcCCAGGTCCCAAGTCCTGCTTTGTGGCAGCCTTGCTGAGAGCCATCTTCCTCCTCTGTAAAGCCAGAGCCCGTTCCCAGCgtgctcagctgctgctgcacaaAGCGCTCCGCTCCCGCAAGCAAGCGGCACAAAGGAGAAAtccagggcaggcagcagctaCCTTTGCTTTGGGGCAGTGCTGGAGCCCTTTGTGGCTGTTCATCTAGCAGACTTTGCCCTGGCCAGCTGCCAGCCTGCTTGAAACAGCTTTCGCTGTGCTGGAATTGCACTTTGCAGCGAGCCCAAGTCCGGCCGCACGCGCGGGCTTCCTCGTGGGCGTCGTGCTGCAAGTCGCTGCGCGGACCCCTGCGCCCTTCGCGGCCGGCGCCTCGGACGCTGGCGGGCCCCGGGCGCGCGCGTCGGGCCGGCACCGCTGCTCCTCCCGTTGCtcccggctgcgctggccctTCCAGCTGGGGCGCCTGAGGGGCCGACGGCGTCCGCCCGCCACGGCCTGCGGCCCTTCGccgccgcggctgctggcacgGCTCGGCCAACGCCTCCGGTGGCAGGTTTGATGTCCCAGAAGAGGCTGGCCAGGAGGACGGTTGGCGCGCCGGTCCCGCCGTGCCTCCCGGCAGGAGGGCTCACGAGcagcgccgcgccgtgccgcgcggTCTCGGTCGCAGCCGTCAGCCAACGCTGCGGTGGCGGCGGCCATCCCCGAAGGCAGCCGGCCCCCCGCTCCGCCTGGGCCGGCCCCGGGCctcgccgcctcctgccctttgcagctcttccCCAAACGGCCCCGCAAGCCGACTCGGTCCTCtcccgggccggccgggcggccccgtcCCCGGCGCAGGCAGCGCACACCCGGGCAAAGGAGACACACCAACTTTATATAAAAACCACAGACGTTTCCGCACACACGCACAcggtggggggtgagggggggcgaGCGGCGCTCCCcgcgctcgcccccccccccggggacacgATTCACATTTTCGGCGCATTAAAAACGCACGGAGCGCGGCCGCGCGGTgcacggccccggggccgggggggccggccggccgggcgccgcggggcgtcacagcgagcggggccgcggctccccgGCGCCCTCGagggcgctgcccgccggcgggccgggggggccccgcgcggcgccgggtCCGGCCGCGGCCCTGCGGTCGGTCGGGCGGGCTCAGCCGAGCAGAGGCGGTCGCGTCCCAGGGCTCAGCACCGGCCCCGTCACACCACCGAGTCCTGGATCTCGGAGCCCAGGCGCACCCGGGGCCTTTGGCAGGCGGCCGACACCTCCACGACGCTGTCCCGGATGTGCAAGGGCCTCTTCTCCGACTCAGAGAAGGCGCGCGGCGGGCCCGGGGGCTCGCGCACGGGGGTGCTGGCCACGTGGTTGTCGCGGAGGGCCTGGTAGCCCTTGTGCTCGGGCGCCGCGCTGGGCAGGCCGCCGCCGTTGAGGGGCAGGCTCTCGGCGGGCTTGCGGGGCTGCCTGGGGCGCCGGCCGGCCTCGCCGGGCTCCAGCAGGGCCTTCATGCCGGCGCTGTGCcgctgcagcaggaagagggccAGCACCAGCACGGCGGCGGCGAACAGGGCGCACATCACCAGGAACTCGGTCCAGTAGGTCTTGCCGTccagccgggccgcggcgccgccggccgccgaggTGCTGCGCGAGGTGCTCACCGTCTCCagggcgccccggccggcgggcgccTTCCCGCCGGGGTCCGGCGGCCCGCGGGCCGGCTCCTGCACGGCCACGCAGTAGCTGGCCATGAGCTGGCGGAAGCCCTCCTCCAGCGACCAGCACTCGTAGGTGCCGGCGCGCTCGGGGCTGCCCACCAGGATGAGGGCGCCGTCGGGCAGCACCAGGTAGGAGGCGTTGATGGGCGCCCCGTTGTGCGCCCAGCGCCGCGTCGCCAGGTTGGagagcagctggcagggcagcGGCCGCACCGCGTTGGGCGGCAGCCGCACCGGCTGGCACGGGGCCCCCGTGGCTGCGGGAGGAGAACGGGGCCGCGTCAGGGAGGCTGCGGCGTGCCttggccgcccgccccggccccgtctccagccctgttgtcaactccatccctgtccccatccccaacctcgtccccgtccccatccccatccccatccccgtctccAGCCCCATCATCGACTCCATCCCTATCCCCATCTCCACCCCCATCTCCAGCCTCATCATCAACTCCATCCCTATCCTCATCCCCAACCTCATCCACGTCTCCAGCTCCATCATCGACTCCATCCCTATCCTCATCCCCGACCTCATCCCCGTCTCCAGCTCCATCATCGACTccatccctatccccatccccaaCCTCATCCCCGTCTCCAGCTCCATCATCGACTCCATCCctatccccatctccatccccaacCCCATCTCTATCCTCATCTCCATCTTCAGTCCCATCATCaactccatccctgtccccattctggactccatccccgtcccaatctccacccccatccccaacctcatccccatctccatcgttgactccatccccgtccccatctccaCCCCCATTTCAAGCCCCATCGTCGACTCCACCCCCATCCCCGTCTCCAGCCCCATCATCGACGCTATCTctatccccatctccatccccaacCCCATCTCTATCCTCATCCCTGTCTTCAGCCCCGTCGCCGACTCCATCCCTgttcccatccccgtccccatccccatcctcattcttgactccatccctgtccccatctccatctctatccccatctccatcccctgcCCGTGGGGATCACGCCAGTGGCATGGGAACCCCCCAGCTGCGGGTGAgcatggggctgggggtccccaggACACCCCGGGAACACGCTGCAGGGGGGCATGCGGCCACCCCCAACCCCACGGCGGCAGTGGGGTGAGCTCGGCCCCTCCGCGGGGCACTgccgacccccccccagccccacgcgaGACCTCACCTGGGGGCGGGAGGATGCGGGGTCGGGGCTGGGACGCGTTGGCCAGCCGGCAGAGGCGCTCCGTGTCAGCCTCCTCGATGTCCTGGGCCCAGAGCCTGGGGGCAGAGCGGGGTCAGGGCGGCAGGGGCGgtggaggcggcggggggccatggggtggcggggggcggcacTTACTGGGGGTGcgtgcgggggccgggggcggcgcggcggcaggcgcCCTGGCTCCACGCGCAGAAGGGGTCCCGCGCCAGCACGCACTCGCCGCAGCTGCGGTAGAGGCTGCAGTTGGCGAAGGGCACCTGGGCCACCGCGTCGTAGGAGGCTGCGTAGACCAGGCCCTGCGGGCGGAGGCGGAGCGGGGTCAgcggccgggacccccggcccgggggccgcACAGCCGGCCGGCTCCGGcacgccccggcggccccgaccCACGTGGGACCGCGGGGTGGCTCCCGTGCACCCGGGgagccccctgccctgctcttGCCTGGGCCTggtccagcagcagctggaggacgGGCTGGCCGGGGCGGAAGAGGCGGATCTCCTCGATGATGTGCACCTTGTGGTTCACGCGCACAGCCTTGTGCAGGCGGCCGTCGTCTGCAAACGCAGGGGCCGTgctgagcggggccggcggggcgtgCACGGCGCCGTCCCggccccggagcccccggccggCACCCACCCGTGCCCAGGAAGAGGACGTCGTAGGTGCCGTGCAGGCCCTGCGCGCGGTGCACACCGATCTGCTGGTAGCGCAcgtggctctgcagcagcagcggcTGGCTCCGGACCGCGCTGTCCATCAGGAAGTGGTCCTTGATGAAGTTCAGCACCCGGTCCGGCATCTGGAGCGACGAGTTGATCTTCAGGCGCCGCGTGTGGCTGGTGATGCACTGGGGAGAGAGCGGGGGCGCTCGGACGGCGAGGCCCGGCAGTCCGGGGGGGGGACCCGGGACCACCCTGTGCCCGGCCGGAGGGACGAGCAACGTACCGTGCCCGGCCGGGGCTCCGGCACGGGGCTGGTGTCCGTGTACCACTGCTGCGTCTCGCGGTTCACCTCCTTGTAGAGCCCGGCGAAGGCTTTCTGCACGCTGCGCATGGGGAAGGCGCACACGGCCGAGCTGCCCAGCCCGCCCTTGCTCCTGCGGGAGGCAGAGCCCGGGGCCGGATCAGGCAGCCGGCTGCGCCGAGCCGCCCGCGCGCCCCTCaccgcccgcggcggcgctgccggggccccgcCAGCCCGGGCGCGCGCCCCTCACCACTGCGAGGTGAAGACCCCGTAGAAGAGCGTCTCCCTCCAGCGCGGCTCCCCCGGCGTGAGCACGAAGATGTCCTGCAGCACGTTGAAGGGGAAGCCGTCGTCGGGGTGCGAGCAGAGCAGCTGGGCCTTCAGGAAGGTCGTCCACCGGCGCTGCAGGACGCGCTcgccccccaggtccccctgcGCGGCACGGCGGGGTCAGGGCGcgcgggcacggccgccccgacgcCGGCGTGCGGGCGGGGGCTTTGCCCTGCGTGTCGGGGAGGTGCGAGCAAAGCGGCACCCGAGGCTCCCAAAGGGAAACGTGAGCCAAGAGGGGGAAGGGGTCGGCGTCCTCCCCGGCGGGGGACAGAGGCGCCGGGGAACGGCCTCTGCTGCGAACACAGCGGTTGCTATCGCTCGGGGccaggggagcggggcgggaggcccCGAGGCGCCGACCTCGTGGCGGTCTCCAGCGGGGCCGATCCTCTCCCGGGGCTCCCAGGAACCGGTGGGACGACGAGGGCAGGGTGCACCCAGGGCCATCCCGGGCATCGCTCCGCGCATCGCTCGTGCACAGGCACGACGGCGCTCGCTCGTGCCCCCTCTCACCGGCGCCCTCGGCCCCTGGCGCCAGCGCACCCACCTTGCACACCCGGGCGATGCGCGACACGATCGTGTTCTCAAAGTAGTCGAACTCCTTGCCCGTCTCGCTGAAGAAGAAGTAGACCTTGTCGTCGTCGCCCTCGGGGTTGCCTGGGGGCAGGCTCTCCCGCAGGTAGGCTGAGCCCACAAAGACGGGGTCTGGGGGCACAGGCGCCCTGAGCATCACGCCGTGTGCCCGAGGCTCACCCATCCCGCGTGCATGGTGCCCGAGGCTCGCCTGCCAGCATGCACAGCACCCATCCCACGTGCACGGTGCCCGAGGCTCACCCACCACTACACACGGCACCCAGCCCACGTGCATGGCACCCAAGGCTCACCCACCCAGCCCGCGTGCACAGCACCCAATGCTCACCCACAGGCACGCACTGCGCCCGGCCCGTGTGCATGGCACCTGAGGCTCACTTGCTGGCGTGCATGGCGCCCATCTCGCGCGCACGGTGCCTGAGGCTCACCCGCCAGCACGCATAGCGCCTGGCCCACATGCGGGGCACCCAAGACTCACCCGCCGGCACGCACGGCACCTGGCCCGCAGGCATGGCACCCGAGGCTCACCCGTGAGCACACACGGCACCCAGCCCACGTGCGCGGCACCCAAGGCTCACCTGCAGGCATGCACAGTGCCCGGCCTGTGTGCACGGTGCCCAAGGCTCACCCACAGGCACGCACAGTCCCCAGCCCACCTGCGCGGTGCCCGAGGCTCACCCACCACTACACATGGCACTCAGCCGGCGCGCACGGTGCCCGAGGCTCACCCGCTGGCACGCACGGCACCCAGCCGGCGGGCGCTGCACCCATCCCACGCATGGCACCCGAGGCTCACCCGCCGGCACGCACGGCACCCAGCCGGCGGGCGCTGCACCCATCCCACGCATGGCACCCGAGGCTCACCCGCCGGCCCGCACGGTGCCCATCCCACGCCCAGCGCCGTCCCATGCACGGCACCCATCCGCAGGTGGCACGCGCCTCGCCGCGGCGGCAGGCGGACGCCCGGCCCCGCGGTGCCCGGCCCCCGGgctgcgccagccccggctctcACCCTGCAGCCAGCTGAGGGAGTTCTCCGTCTTGAGGGAGATGCGGCTCTCCTGGCTCCGGTAGATGGTCGGCTCGTTGCCCTGGAAGTTGCTGACGGTCCCGGCGTAGAGCTCGCCGTCTGCCAAAGGGACGGGCTGCCGCTGGGAcccggcgcgccgcccgcccggcacggccccgcagcagcccggccccgcggtgCCCGGTCCCGTCCCGGCCGGCGTGCCTTACCGACCATGACGGCCGTGGACTTGTACTCGGGGTCGAAGGGGCAGCGGCCCTTGCCGTCCTCCAGCAGCGGCTTCCCCGACGCCTCCTGC includes these proteins:
- the SEMA4B gene encoding semaphorin-4B isoform X2, translating into MAPRPALPVVAHSVLAALLLSAAPEPVPRVSLPYDSAERAVQRFEVPGVSNYTALLLSPDGGTLYLGARELLLAVNTSRFQPGPPARRLPWSADGEKKRQCAFKGKDPQRDCHNYIKMLLQLNSTHLYTCGTCAFSPACAYVNVQRFSLEQEASGKPLLEDGKGRCPFDPEYKSTAVMVDGELYAGTVSNFQGNEPTIYRSQESRISLKTENSLSWLQDPVFVGSAYLRESLPPGNPEGDDDKVYFFFSETGKEFDYFENTIVSRIARVCKDIFVLTPGEPRWRETLFYGVFTSQWSKGGLGSSAVCAFPMRSVQKAFAGLYKEVNRETQQWYTDTSPVPEPRPGTCITSHTRRLKINSSLQMPDRVLNFIKDHFLMDSAVRSQPLLLQSHVRYQQIGVHRAQGLHGTYDVLFLGTDDGRLHKAVRVNHKVHIIEEIRLFRPGQPVLQLLLDQAQGLVYAASYDAVAQVPFANCSLYRSCGECVLARDPFCAWSQGACRRAAPGPRTHPQLWAQDIEEADTERLCRLANASQPRPRILPPPATGAPCQPVRLPPNAVRPLPCQLLSNLATRRWAHNGAPINASYLVLPDGALILVGSPERAGTYECWSLEEGFRQLMASYCVAVQEPARGPPDPGGKAPAGRGALETVSTSRSTSAAGGAAARLDGKTYWTEFLVMCALFAAAVLVLALFLLQRHSAGMKALLEPGEAGRRPRQPRKPAESLPLNGGGLPSAAPEHKGYQALRDNHVASTPVREPPGPPRAFSESEKRPLHIRDSVVEVSAACQRPRVRLGSEIQDSVV
- the SEMA4B gene encoding semaphorin-4B isoform X1, which codes for MAPRPALPVVAHSVLAALLLSAAPEPVPRVSLPYDSAERAVQRFEVPGVSNYTALLLSPDGGTLYLGARELLLAVNTSRFQPGPPARRLPWSADGEKKRQCAFKGKDPQRDCHNYIKMLLQLNSTHLYTCGTCAFSPACAYVNVQRFSLEQEASGKPLLEDGKGRCPFDPEYKSTAVMVDGELYAGTVSNFQGNEPTIYRSQESRISLKTENSLSWLQDPVFVGSAYLRESLPPGNPEGDDDKVYFFFSETGKEFDYFENTIVSRIARVCKGDLGGERVLQRRWTTFLKAQLLCSHPDDGFPFNVLQDIFVLTPGEPRWRETLFYGVFTSQWSKGGLGSSAVCAFPMRSVQKAFAGLYKEVNRETQQWYTDTSPVPEPRPGTCITSHTRRLKINSSLQMPDRVLNFIKDHFLMDSAVRSQPLLLQSHVRYQQIGVHRAQGLHGTYDVLFLGTDDGRLHKAVRVNHKVHIIEEIRLFRPGQPVLQLLLDQAQGLVYAASYDAVAQVPFANCSLYRSCGECVLARDPFCAWSQGACRRAAPGPRTHPQLWAQDIEEADTERLCRLANASQPRPRILPPPATGAPCQPVRLPPNAVRPLPCQLLSNLATRRWAHNGAPINASYLVLPDGALILVGSPERAGTYECWSLEEGFRQLMASYCVAVQEPARGPPDPGGKAPAGRGALETVSTSRSTSAAGGAAARLDGKTYWTEFLVMCALFAAAVLVLALFLLQRHSAGMKALLEPGEAGRRPRQPRKPAESLPLNGGGLPSAAPEHKGYQALRDNHVASTPVREPPGPPRAFSESEKRPLHIRDSVVEVSAACQRPRVRLGSEIQDSVV